Part of the Ursus arctos isolate Adak ecotype North America unplaced genomic scaffold, UrsArc2.0 scaffold_1, whole genome shotgun sequence genome, TGAGGCCGCGATGATTTCAGCCTATCCTCCCCCAGAGAGGCCCAGCTAGTAGCTAACGGAGGGCCACGGGGGGGCTGAAACCACCCATGTCCGCGTGATCTCGTCACCTTGGAAGAGCAAGTCTCTCCGCTCGGGGGGCGTGTACTGCCGTCTAAAGTCCGTGCGGGGACTTTAGTACACACACATATGTCATTTCTGTGTATCTGCTTTGGAAAACCTATCTATCTAATAGCACTCGGTGACTCATTTGCTCTGTTCTGAGAGGAATGGAATGCATTTTAGTTTTCGCAAGTTTTGGGGAGGGAGAACCCTTGGCCggtgagaggggaggaggggcggggtcAAGCCCTGCAGCTTGCTGGCTGGAGGTGGAGTCAGGTCCAGGAGAGGCACTGACCCcttctgtcctttcctttctccccctacGACCGATCCAGACGGGAAACCCCAAGGGTGTCATCGAATGCCACGCCTTGGGCCATACCTTCCAGTGCCCAAACGTCTCCCAACTCAGGCCAGGGCTGGACACGACAGGTGGGTCCAGCCATGGTCCCGGGGGGgtctttccttcctgcccacattcttttccttcttcaaaactcggtttgtctccccctctcctctaCACGTgcactttcttcccttctctctctccgtgttcctcctcccttcccctccctgtccATTCAACTTGcctcaaaaagaaaaccattttcaaGGGGGGGGGGTCTCCTTAGCTGTTTGCATCTCCGCTGTTGCCGGTTTGAAAGTTGAGACCTTGCTAGAGATTCCGaggtcctcagtttcctcaaatagatagatatatgtatgttttttcccttaaatgagatgaaatgagTGGCgtcctggggtggagggaggtgcTGGCTGGAGTCGGGGCTGGGGatgggaaggggcaagggaaggaCGGGGAGGGGACGCGTCACTCAACGTTGCTGCTGTCGAAGGTGTGGCATTGAAAGTCCCCATCGACATACTCCATGCCTGGCAGCTTCATGCCGTACTTGTCCACGCACCAGCAGATGCCACGTTTGCGGCCACGGGAAGGCTTgcactggggtggggagagcgACAGGCCGTGAGGATGGCAGTTCCCCAGGAGCTCTGCTCCTGCCTTGTTCTGGCCCTGCTCCTTGTCTACCCTGCCCCAACCATGGGGTTCTGGTATGCCCCCTGCATGGGGGATGGCCCCGGTGGGAAACGCTCATTTAGACAGTCTGCCCACGGCTCACTCTTACAACCTCTCTTTTACGTCACCCATTCACGGTCCTCCAACTTGGTATTCTCCATACAGCTACGTGATCTCCTGCTGCTGCATCATTTCTACAGCCTTATCAGGTACCAGCCGCGGCTTAGTACTTCCTACAGAGCAGgtgctgttctaagtgctttacagacACTATTCCATAATCCCTCACAATTGCATAAGGACAATAGGTACAATTATCATTTTGCATGAGAGACTGGAGGCAGAGACAGTAAATAACTAGGTAAGGAGGACGCAGCTCGTAAGGAGAGCCAACAACTGACTCAAGGCCATCTGGCTCTTGACCCCTAACTTAGACGAGGGGTACCCTGATGGAGCATCAGGGCCACCTGGgagggaacttgttagaaatgcaaagttCTCGGAGGACATCCCTGAGACTCTGGGGTGGGCCTCGGCAATCAGCGTTTTAACAagtcttccaggtgattctgatgccccGGAACTGGCAGAACCACTGGCCTACGGTAACGGGTACCACTTGAATAGGCTAAGTATTACTAGTTTAACCAACAGTGTGTTGCCCGAAGGGCGGCCTGGCTGCGAATGGGAGAGAAATGATTTCGGATGGTATCTGCTAAAAATTTGTTTGGAAGtcattctctctgtgtgtatatgcatgtgtgtgtttatcaGCAAATAGTATATGCAACACGTGATAGGACACGGTGATGCAAATTTAGATGAATCCCCGAAGTACGGTGGGCCGTTAAAACGGAAGCGGATTATAGTACAGGAGGGGACGGGGAAAATCCTGATTGGGGCACTGGTGTGGACACCGGAGCTTCAGGAAACACTACTGTTGATGACAGAAACCGGAAGCATTTACAGGTGAAGGTTTTCTGGCAAGTGCCACTCTCAGGAGCCCTGTGAACTTGGGCGCGGGGTGGGCCTACCTGCTTTCTCTTGTAGAACCCTTTGCGGTCACAGTTGGGAAGGTACACGGCACGAGGCACCATGCGTGGGCTGGCTTTGAGCTCCTGAAGGGAAGCCTCCATGTGTCTGCGGCAGGGGCCCTGTGTGAGGACGGCAGGGGTGAGACACGTGGCAGGACCCGAGGGGAAAGCACCTCCACGTGCAGAATGTGTGGCCCAGGGCGCTGGGGGCCAGAGGGTCGACGGAGAATTTCGTTCCAACTAGTCGCTCCCAAAGATCTCTCCCCCTTTGTACCTGTCATGCACTTGGTATAAGTGTGCAAAGCCTGCAAGTCCGTGAGACTCACCTGCTCAGACTCCTGTCTGACCTCAGGGGCAGAGATGACCCGGGGATGGGCAGTGTTCTCAGCGCCCCCCACAAACTTGGACTGGGTCAGCTTCTTTCTGCGGTCCTTCTTCACGGCCTCGGCCTTCAGCTCGGAGATGCGGGTGTGCTTGGGCCGGAAGATCTTGGGCGGGTACGTCTCCTCTGTCATCTCGGAGGTGGTTGGCTCCTCGTGCTCACGGGAGTCTCTCTCTgcaggagaaggagacagagggtCAGCCTCTGGGGCCGAGCCACAAAAGCGGGGTCCCAGGCTCGGAGGGTCGCTGTCCTCCTTGGAGCTTCCCAGCCTGGGGAAGGCAcggaaagaaggaggaggacgtaGGAGTCAGTACTCGTACAGGTGCTGGGAAGTTGCTGGCATGACTGGAGTCCAATGGAACAAGTCTAGGAAGACTTTGCAGAGTGGCACGGGGTTGAAAAGTTCAGGCTGATAAATGAGGGCCAGtgtgagaggagggagaggacgttctgggggcaggaaggggagagtgggagggaagtGGCCTCTGGGGGCGCTCAGGCGCTGGTGAGGGGCTTGCTTGCCATGGGGCTGGCTAGGTAGCTGGAGCAGCGGCTAGGGTGGGGCTGCCAAGAAGAGCACGAGCTGGAGATGCAGGCTGATGAAGATAGGCAACAGCCCAGCATGGACAGGAGAGGCCAAGTCTATCCCCAAGTGGGGTCTTCGTGCTTCCAGGACTGCTGGAGCGGACATAGATTCTGCCTCTGGAAaccaggggcaggagggtcctGGGGATCTAGACTAGCAGGGTGGCGGGGAGTATCATGGAGAGGAGGGGACCTGAGAAAGCCAGACACGTGGGGCCTGGAGGGGCAccgtgtgggtgggtgggtggactTGGAACCCCAAAGCCCTGCTCTGGCTCAGGGCTGGCTCTGTGCTCTGGGCCCTGGGAGGCTGGAACATAACTCAGCTGTAGGCCAAGAGAGGCCGAcagctggctggggctggagcagtTATATATAGGAGACTTGGTGACAGTCTATACTTAGCTGACTTATGACCTTTAAAGAAGTAGgactttgttcatttatttgttgatcTGATAATTCCACAGCCTGGCCTTTTCTCCATCCACAGACTTCCAGTACATTCTTATCTCCCGGgcccccctctctcctctcagctCCTGGACCCCGCCGGCCTTGGCAGACCCAGAGTGGGGAGGGCTCCACCGCTCCTCCCAGGTGGGCAGGACGTGACCAGGATGCCCACAGTGAGACCAGGTGCacggtggggtgggcaggggcggggcagcCTGTCTTCATTGCCTCTTTTCAAGTTTTAGAAAGAGAAGAATAGGGCTCTGGATTGACCCCAAGTAACTCAAATGAGCTGAAGGAAAATCCTGTTCTCCACCCATTCCACAGTCACTGGGCTCTCCAGGAGCCACGATGACAAGACCCTGGGACAGGGAATGGAAGGAGAGGGACCCAAGGAGTGGGGATGAGGGGAGGCACAGGGAAGGGGAATCTTGGTGAGAAGATTGTCCCCAGGGGCAGGAACCCTCTCTCCAAGGGAAGTTCCAGGTGTGGGTTAAGAGAGGCGTTTGGGGACCTGGCTAACCCGGTCAGGACGGCAGGTGGCAGGAAGCACCCGAGCACCTGTTTGTCTCTTGGCTTCGGATTTGTCAAACTTAATCGAATGGGTATCCGGTCTTTAAGGCCCTGGCAGGGGAGTTCCCCACCCTGAAGAAGCCTCTGCAGGTCCGCGGTGTTTTGGGTGGGTTAGCTGACTTGGATATTTAtccacagagaggaagggaagtaGTCACCGGAGAGGGAAAtgacagggagagagcaaatgGCAAAGCAACGGGCAGGCTTTCTCTGAGCAAAATTCAGTGCCAGGTCCCCATCCCCCACTTTCggcctttccctccctcttcccaccttgCCTTGACTCAGGGCTCTGACTCTTTGAAACCTGCTGTGATCGCTGATCTGCACGGTGATGTGCCTGATAGGTGGAGGAGAGCCTTCTAGGCTTAGCCTAAGGCGTGACGTTTGGGGTAAAGCCACTTTTCTTGGTTGTGGGACCAGCGAGCCTCCTCTAGAGGCTGCTCCAGCCAGGGCTGCAGGGCCAGCAAACTGTCCTTGGGGGCACCTGCGCGGCTGGTCTCCAGGCACTGCCTCTTCCGCTGCACCTGCTCCTGAAATCCTTCCAACAGACCGTCGGGCCCATGTCCCTGTGTCCAAGCAGGAACAAGGACATGAATGTATCTCAGGTGCTCTTTCTAGTTCTTAAGGACATCTGGCATGGGGAGTGCCACCCTTCCTCCTCTAGCCAGAGATGTCATCCCCTCCACCATCAGATGTGGCATCACCTCTCATGGGGCTCCAGGCTCTGGCCTCGGTGGACACGGAGGGAGGCAGGCTGGCTCACAGCACTCCACATACCGACAGCTCTTCTCAAGACCCTCCATCTTTTAGGACCTTTTCTAAGGAATGCGGTGGGCTGCCCTTAACCTTGACTCACTCTTCCTGGGAGGAGGATGGGGCTGTTAACAGTGGTTCAGTAAACTTGGGAGCAAATTTTCTTTGACCTCAGTCTTTTCTCTGCAAGTGTTCAAGTATGGCTTTGGGGCTAAGTACATGTTCATACTGGAAAAAGATGTAGATTCCAGCACGTTCCATAAGGAACTCAAAGCACTTCTGCaaaccctctctccttccccagcctcacCGAGGTGGGGTTCCCGCATACCCTCCCCCAGTTCATAGGCTTTTGGCTGCTTCTGAAGGGCTTGAAGTTTTGATGTACCTCCTGTTTTTTGCTGCCACTTGGCCCCATGGGACCTGTTACGTAGGCAGCAGGACTGTGGAGTATCCAAGACACTCACCAGGGTCCTGTGGTCACCTGCAGGCTCCAGAGACAGTGGAAAGGTAGCAAAAGCCAGTGCAGAGCTACAAAGATGAAAAGGCTGGAGAGAAGACCAGAGCTGGTATGCCAGAGCCAGCTAGCCCTGCTTGGCCGCTTCCTGGACAAGTCATAAATCCGCTTTCAGTTTGGGCAGGGTTTGCGTTTTGGATAAGACAACCAGGCCCGTGTAGACAGGCGGCTCCTGTACTCTTTCATCGAGAGGAAATGGGCCAAGGTTGCAGAGGGAATATAGGTGGGATGAAAGGGAGGACTTCCTGGTGAAGTTGCCCTGCACGTGAACAGCAAAGGAACTTCAAAGTGCAGGAGGTTCTGGAAGCGGGTCCACAAACAGGTCAATACCTCCCATGGCCGGTAGATGGCGGAGTAGACCGATGGCCACGCAACATGTCCCCAGTGCTTATTTCTAGGGACAGTAGGCAATTTTAAGATCGGGGACTTAGGTGCTGCCCTCCCCAGCTTCTCTGACAGCTACCCAAATCCTCTCCTTCTCGGTGTCTGCAGCATGCATTTCAGGAGTAATGGGGATGGATGGGTGAGGACTGGAAAAAACCCATATACAGGGAGGGTGAAAGCAGGTGTGAGAGCTGGAGGCTCATGGGGGGACAAGGCAGACCTGTGCATAGGCCCCTGCTGCTTCTCTAATCTGCAGCTGAAAAGTGATCTGGGGTAGAAGAGAGACCTGTCCAggcctcccttcccatctctAGGTGTCATTTTGAAAGGAGTCTGCAGTAGATGGACAACGCGGAACGCTCAGTATTGTTCCCTCCAAGGGGCGGTGGAGGCAGGACCCATGAATTCCGCGATCTCATCCAAAGACCAAGGAAGCGAGGGCTACCATAGTGTCCCGATGATTGCCTTTAAGGTGGGTTCTGAGTCTGGTCTGCCTTCCAACCAGCTCTCTGGTGGCCCCTGCCACATTGGGGTGGCCAACTCAGTTCCTCCTTCTCTCACAAGGCGCTCCCGGGTCACACTGCCGCGCCAGCCTCCACGGAAGCTCACACAGGTACACGGTCCTTCCTCGGGCAACATGAACACCTGCTTGAGGATCACGCACTTTCCTGTCCCCGCAAACACAGAGGGCGTCTGGCTGTAGGCCCAGCTGCTGTGGACCCGGAGGCATCCTAAGGTGGGCAGCACCACTCCCAGCAGAGCCTACAATGCACGCCTCCCACCCTGTTGTCCACGCCACCATGCTGTCCACGCCCACCCTCTGGCTGTCGCTGCTCTCTTGCAGGGGCTCCAATGTGCACCAGCAGACCCAGGCACATCCTCTCAAGAAGCCTTCTGATCCCACCCTGTTCCCCAGACCAGTGATGGAGGTGTCGGGGACCTGCTGCCCCCTGCCATCTAACCCTCTGTCCTGGGGCTCTTAGTCATGCCCTGGTACCATTAACACCCTGGTCCCGGGCTGGTGGTAGTTTCCCACTCTATCTTAACCTCATCCTCAAACTTCAGAGAACATGGGGTGGCCCAGATGTTGCGACGTTGCTTAGGGAAATTGAAGAAACCGAGGCGTACTCGGAATTCACAGCTCAAGAAGAATGTAGGCCTTTGGCAGGCCACCTGGACCTGGGGAGAGGAAAGTCTCTTTTTCTAGCCAGGAGACAAGATGGGTTTGCCCAGAATCTCTCTACAAGGAATGAAAAGGGGAGCTGGGTTTAAATTCAGTGGAATTTAAACAGTTTTAAGTCTTAAGGGAGGAGCTTTGtcattatctttttctctccattGTATGGTATTCAGTATATAATCTTTACATGGAGAAAGGCACCGATTTCCTCGAGAGATAAAGAGAAGTGGGTCTAGAAGCCTGTTTGTAACATAAACTTGGGCAGGTCGCAGTTCCATAGATGCCTT contains:
- the IGFBP5 gene encoding insulin-like growth factor-binding protein 5, coding for MVLTAVLLLLAACAGPAQGLGSFVHCEPCDEKALSMCPPSPLGCELVKEPGCGCCMTCALAEGQSCGVYTERCAQGLRCLPRQDEEKPLHALLHGRGVCLNEKSYREQAKIERDSREHEEPTTSEMTEETYPPKIFRPKHTRISELKAEAVKKDRRKKLTQSKFVGGAENTAHPRVISAPEVRQESEQGPCRRHMEASLQELKASPRMVPRAVYLPNCDRKGFYKRKQCKPSRGRKRGICWCVDKYGMKLPGMEYVDGDFQCHTFDSSNVE